The genomic stretch cccaagacaaatgagtttgtgtttagggctttgtttcaaaaatgaatcataaataaagtgtcattttgaattccctacactatgtgttttattttttgcttttttctggaaatggtaatcctaaaaaaaccaaaaaaaaaaaacactttctcaaaaaaatctgcatacactcttgcattcataaattttctgaaataaatataaatcacatgtgcagatttactattgataaacccattgaatgcaataaccctatgccctctcccaactttgagtttcctgtgttcgaagccgaagaagaggaagaagaggagatcccggacgagatctctcgattacttaagcacgaggaaagagccattctgcctcacaaagagcctttagaaaagatcaacttgggttctgaagaagacaaaaaagaagtgaccattggatcgctgcttgatgctgatgtcaagagtaagttgacagaccttctcaaagaatatgttgacgtgtttgcctggtcctaccaagacatgcctgggttggataccaatattgttcagcattacttgccattgaagccagaatgtccgccggttaagcagaaattgcgaaggactcaccctgatatggctaacaagatcaaagtggaagttcagaaacagctcgacgcaggttttcttgtcacctcagagtatcctcaatggttggccaacatagtgccagttccgaagaaagatggaaaagttagaatgtgtgttgactaccgtgacttgaacaaggccagtccaaaagatgactttccattaccacatatcgacatgttggttgataacaccgctaagttcaatgtcttttccttcatggacgggttctccggttataatcagatcaagatggctcctgaagacatggagaagacatctttcatcaccccatggggtaccttttgctacaaagtgatgccgtttggattgaagaatgcaggcgcaacttaccaaagggcgatgactactctctttcatgacatgatgcataaagaaattgaagtttatgtggacgacatgatagccaagtccagcacagaagaagaacatattgaataccttttgaagttgtttcaacggttaaggaaatatcagcttcgcttgaatcctaacaaatgtacttttggggttagatctggaaaactcttgggtttcattgtcagccaaagaggaattgaagtggatcccgacaaagtcagagctattcaagagatgcctgcaccaaaaactgaaaaacaagtaagaggatttctcggacgattgaactatatctccagatttatctctcaaatgactgctacttgtgggccgattttcaagcttctccgcaaagatcaaggggttgtatggactgaagattgccagaaagcgtttgacagtatcaaagagtacctgttagaaccaccaatattgattcctccagttgaaggaagaccattaatcatgtaccttactgtgttggaagaatccatgggttgtatgcttggacagcaagatgaaaccggtaagaaggagcatgccatctattacctgagtaagaaattcacagattgtgagtctcgttactccatgctcgaaaaaacgtgttgtgctttggcttgggcttcaaaacgtctccgccaatacatgatcaacaatactacttggttaatctccaaaatgcatccgatcaagtatgtctttgagaagcctgccttaacaggaaggattgcccgatggcaaatgctgttatccgaatatgacattgaataccatgctcaaaaagcggtcaaaggaagcattctcgccgatcatttggcgcatcaaccaattaatgaatatcaatctctcaagtttgactttcctgatgaagatgtcttgtacttgaaaatgaaagattgtgacgaaccgttacctgaagaaggtcctgatcctggatcaagatggggcctaatttttgatggagcagtaaacgcttttggaaatggaattggggcaatcatcatcactcccaagggtactcatatcccgttctccgccagattgctatttgattgcaccaacaacatcgcagaatatgaagcttgta from Vicia villosa cultivar HV-30 ecotype Madison, WI linkage group LG4, Vvil1.0, whole genome shotgun sequence encodes the following:
- the LOC131599396 gene encoding uncharacterized protein LOC131599396; the protein is MPSPNFEFPVFEAEEEEEEEIPDEISRLLKHEERAILPHKEPLEKINLGSEEDKKEVTIGSLLDADVKSKLTDLLKEYVDVFAWSYQDMPGLDTNIVQHYLPLKPECPPVKQKLRRTHPDMANKIKVEVQKQLDAGFLVTSEYPQWLANIVPVPKKDGKVRMCVDYRDLNKASPKDDFPLPHIDMLVDNTAKFNVFSFMDGFSGYNQIKMAPEDMEKTSFITPWGTFCYKVMPFGLKNAGATYQRAMTTLFHDMMHKEIEVYVDDMIAKSSTEEEHIEYLLKLFQRLRKYQLRLNPNKCTFGVRSGKLLGFIVSQRGIEVDPDKVRAIQEMPAPKTEKQVRGFLGRLNYISRFISQMTATCGPIFKLLRKDQGVVWTEDCQKAFDSIKEYLLEPPILIPPVEGRPLIMYLTVLEESMGCMLGQQDETGKKEHAIYYLSKKFTDCESRYSMLEKTCCALAWASKRLRQYMINNTTWLISKMHPIKYVFEKPALTGRIARWQMLLSEYDIEYHAQKAVKGSILADHLAHQPINEYQSLKFDFPDEDVLYLKMKDCDEPLPEEGPDPGSRWGLIFDGAVNAFGNGIGAIIITPKGTHIPFSARLLFDCTNNIAEYEACIMGLEEAIDLRIKILDIYGDSALVINQIKDKWETYHPGLIPYRDYARRLLTFFNKVELHHIPRDQNRMADALATLSSMFKVNHWNDVPTVRITRLERPAYVFATEAVIDDKPWFHDIKRFLQTQEYPLGASNKDKKTLRRLSGSFFLNGDVLYKRNFDMVLLRCVDRHEADMLMHEVHEGSFGTHSNGHAMSKKILRAGYYWLTMESDCYKHVKRCHKCQIYADKIHVPPTLLNVLSSPWPFSMWGIDMIGMIEPKASNGHRFILVAIDYFTKWVEAASYANVTRQVVVRFIKNNIICRYGIPSKIITDNGSNLNNKMMKELCEEFKIEHHNSSPYRPKMNGAVEAANKNIKKIVQKMVVTYKDWHEMLPFALHGYRTSVRTSTGATPFSLVYGMEAVLPVEVEIPSMRVLMETKLSEAEWCQSRYDQLNLIEEKRMTALCHGQLYQARMKQAFNKKVRPREFREGDLVLKKILSFQPDSRGKWSPNYEGPYVVKRTFSGGAMILTTMDGDELPHPVNADAVKKYFV